The nucleotide window AAAAGGCACTGAACAACACCCAGATGAGCATCTTCGAAGGGATCCTGACGACGGCCTTCGCACTGCTCTTCTTCCTGAAGGAATGGCGATCCATGCTGACAGTGCTCATCGCCATTCCCACATCGCTTATCTCGGTCATCTTCGTCATGTACGTCTTCGACTTTTCTTTCAATATGATGTCCCTCATGGGTATGGCCCTCTGCATCGGCATCCTCGTTGACGATTCCATCGTCGTCCTGGAGAACATCCACCGGCACCTGACCATGGGCAAAGACGCCAAGACGGCGGCGAGGGATGGACGGGGCGAGATCGGCATGGCCGCCATCGCCATCACCCTCTGCGACGTCGTCGTCTTCCTGCCCATCGCCTTCATGGAGGGCATGGTGGGGCAGTTTTTCCGCCAGTTCGGCCTGACAATCGTCTTTGCCACCCTCTTTTCCCTATTCGTCTCCTTTACGGTCACGCCGATGCTCTCTTCGCGGCTTTACAAAAAAGGTTTCGACGAGAAGCATCACCCCATCTGGGAGCGTGTCGACCGGTTCGGGGGACGGTTCAAAAACCTCTATGAAGTGCTCCTCCATGGCGCCCTGGCCCATCCGAAAAAGGTCCTCGCCGGCGGTCTGGCGCTTTTTATCGCCTCCATGAGTCTCATCTATCCCTTCCAGGTCGTCGGCGCCGAGTTCCTGCCGAAGACCGATGAAGGCAGCTTCAGCGTCACCGTCGAACTGCCCATCGGTACACCCTTCGAGTTGGCAGACAAACAGACCCTGAAGGTGGAGCAGTTTTGCCAGACCATTCCGGAAGTTGACAATGTCCAATCGCGCATCAGCAGCAACCAGGGGAGTGTCCAGGTAAAGCTGCAGAACAAGAAGAACCGGAAACGGACCGTCTGGGAGATCGCCGATGACGTGCGCAACTGGAGCAAGCAGAACTTCCCGCCCGGCGTCGTCCGGGTGAGTGAAGCCACCGCCTCCATCGCCGGGCTCCCCGGCGGCAGCGGCCCGCGCGGCGCCGGCGGCGGAAACGTGCAGATCGAGATCCTCGGATCGGACCAGGACAAGTTGTTGTCCATCTCCGAGGAGGTCATGGACATCCTGCGCAACACGCCGGGGTCGAAGGATGTCAACACCAGTTGGCGCCTCGGCCAGCCGGAGATCCAGACAGTCATCAACCGGGAGCAGGCCAAGTACTATGGCGCCTCCCTGAACGACATCGCCACGGCCTTGCAGACCGGCGTCAGCGGCAGCACCGCCGGCGTCTTCCGCAAAGACGGCGATGAGATCGACATCAATGTCCGCTTCAAAGACGGCGACAAGTTGAGCAACCAGGACCTGAAGAGCATCCCTGTCACCGTCGGCGGCCAGAACATCGCCGTCAGCAATCTGGTCGAGTTCAAAGAGGGCACAGGACCGCGATCCATCCGCCGCGTCGACAAGCAGCGGGCCATCACCATCTCCTGCAACCTGAACGACCGACCGCTGCAGGAGTTCATCACCGAGGTGCAACAGAAGATCAATGCCCGCAACTTCGACCCCCTGTACTCGATCAAGATGGCCGGCCAGGCCCAGAACATGAACGACACCTTCAGCCAGATGCTGAGCGCCTTAGCGCTGTCCCTAATCCTGGTCTACATGGTGCTCGTCGTGCTCTATGAATCCTTCCTGACGCCCTTTATCCGTATGTTCTCGTTGCCCCTCGGCTTTATCGGCGCTGTCGTGGCTTTGGCCTTGACGAAGAACGGACTCAACCTCTTCTCCATGATGGGCATCATCATGATGGACGGCCTGGTGGCCAAAAACGGCACTTTGCTGCTCGACTACGCCCTGACCCTCATGGACCGGGGATTCAAACCGCGAGAAGCGATCATCGAGGCGGGCAAGACGCGCTTGCGGCCAATCATCATGACGACGATGACCATGGTCTTCGGCATGCTGCCGACAGCCTTAGCCATTGCCGAAGGCGCTGAAAACCGCGTCGGCATGGCCTGGGTGCTCATCGGCGGCCTGCTCAGTTCCACCTTCTTCACCCTGATCATCATCCCGATCATCTTCATCGCCTTGCACCGCTGGAAAGACAAGGTGTCAACGGAGGGATGGTCAGGGCTGTTCAAGAAGCGAAGCCGGGAGAAGGCGGCAGAAGGGGTTTGAGCATTATCCAGCCTATAAAAAACGAGTCCTGAAACCCGAATAATAAATTGGGAAGACCCCGAGCGGTATTAAAGCCGACGGGGTCTTTTGCCGTTTTTCTGGGGCTATCTGTTCTCAAGTATCTAAATGTATTTACCACTTAGGGTGTTTAATTCAAAACAATATTTGAAACCTTGAATTCATACGGTCTTCACAAGTTCAATGTAAACTTGTGTTGTGCGCAAAACGAACAAATGCGAAGAGAACATTCTTAAATGAGCAATAGAAGTACGGGAATTACTTCTAAAATAAATCAATTAGACAATTAAAATCTATCTTTTTTACGGAGGGAATAGGATGCTTAGCATTAGAAAACGAACGTTGCTAATGTCGGCCACATTGTCTATGTTGCTGATCAGCAATGCCTGGGCGGCGACAACGCACGATGGACATGGTTCCCATGAAGCGCCTGCGCCTGCGGTGACAAACGGGGATGGCGGCGCTCACGGCGGAACCGACCATAAAGGCGCTGCCTATGAAGAACAATCGGTGTCAAAAAGCGATGGCAAATATCAGGTCCTGTTGCCGAATTCCCCTGCCTGGACCTTGGATAAAGCGGAAAGAGTGCGCTTTGTCGTAAAATCGGCTGATGATGCGCCCGTCGCCCTAACGGCTGTGACCGTCCAATTTGTATCCCAAGAAGGCGGTCACGGTCACGGAGAAAGTGAGAAACCGGCGCCCGTCATCACAGCCCGCCCCGTCGGTAATGGAGAGTACGAAGCGACGGTTGTGCCTGAGAAGGAAGGGAAAGCCGTTCTGCAGTTCCGGATCGAAGGGGAGAAGGGCGATGACGTCAGTCTCACATCGATAGATGTGAAGGCTTCGCCGCCGCACATGTGGTTTCTCGGCGCCTTCGGGGTCTTCGTGGTGGCCACGTTAACTGCCTCTACTCTCATCCGGGTGAAAGATAAACGAAAGGAGGCTGCGGAGGAATGAACAAGCAACCACTTAATCCGCAAACCTCGCCAAAGCGCAACCTCTTGCAGAACCGATGGGTTCGCGCCCTCTTTGAAAGCGCCCACTATCCCCACGTCTTCCACTGGATCACTGTGACCGTTTTTGCGCTCATCATCTACGTGACCCTTTTTGGCTCCACCATTGCGTCGAAGAATTTCGGCACGGCCGCCACCTGGGTGCTCTGGTGGCCCCTGATCCCGTTGCTGTTCTTCCTCTTCGGCCGGTTCTGGTGCGCCATCTGCCCCTTCTCGTGGTTATCCGATCTGGTGCAGAAGCACTTTGGCGCTGAAAGACCT belongs to Heliomicrobium undosum and includes:
- a CDS encoding efflux RND transporter permease subunit, whose translation is MNITDFSIKRPAGISMIVLFFVVLGLYSFNRIGVELLPAMNTPFVTVQVSYPGAAAEDVEKQVIEPIEEAVSSVSKLKKLSATANAGSGFVILEFDLSADPDQAALDVTKKVDAVKGRLPDEASDPVVIKRDLNAQAIMTLSVSSEGLSKLETYKLADEMIQERLKRVQGVSEIEVYGGRQKEIAVEVDPKKLTVFNVSLNSIVNKIKSENANKPAGKLYRQRDYDLRLLGEYQSVREIENLAIPSGDGAAVPLKNVATVKEQIKEVRNMTRLNGEESVGIEIFKQSDISVVDVGKGLNAEIEKLRKELPGVTIYVANDASDYVQKALNNTQMSIFEGILTTAFALLFFLKEWRSMLTVLIAIPTSLISVIFVMYVFDFSFNMMSLMGMALCIGILVDDSIVVLENIHRHLTMGKDAKTAARDGRGEIGMAAIAITLCDVVVFLPIAFMEGMVGQFFRQFGLTIVFATLFSLFVSFTVTPMLSSRLYKKGFDEKHHPIWERVDRFGGRFKNLYEVLLHGALAHPKKVLAGGLALFIASMSLIYPFQVVGAEFLPKTDEGSFSVTVELPIGTPFELADKQTLKVEQFCQTIPEVDNVQSRISSNQGSVQVKLQNKKNRKRTVWEIADDVRNWSKQNFPPGVVRVSEATASIAGLPGGSGPRGAGGGNVQIEILGSDQDKLLSISEEVMDILRNTPGSKDVNTSWRLGQPEIQTVINREQAKYYGASLNDIATALQTGVSGSTAGVFRKDGDEIDINVRFKDGDKLSNQDLKSIPVTVGGQNIAVSNLVEFKEGTGPRSIRRVDKQRAITISCNLNDRPLQEFITEVQQKINARNFDPLYSIKMAGQAQNMNDTFSQMLSALALSLILVYMVLVVLYESFLTPFIRMFSLPLGFIGAVVALALTKNGLNLFSMMGIIMMDGLVAKNGTLLLDYALTLMDRGFKPREAIIEAGKTRLRPIIMTTMTMVFGMLPTALAIAEGAENRVGMAWVLIGGLLSSTFFTLIIIPIIFIALHRWKDKVSTEGWSGLFKKRSREKAAEGV